One window of Acropora palmata chromosome 1, jaAcrPala1.3, whole genome shotgun sequence genomic DNA carries:
- the LOC141859602 gene encoding uncharacterized protein LOC141859602 isoform X2, which translates to MLSTSRRNYGANRGVYIVVRVPYLPFSCQFSLRDHQKKVNINRDTANMSRSSDSSPKKKYQESKSTSLEGYMHGLSKIKTASNGAANYFDLKLQI; encoded by the exons ATGTTGAGTACAAGTCGGCGAAACTACGGAGCAAACCGCGGAGTTTACATCGTAGTAAGAGTACCATATTTACCGTTTTCTTGTCAGTTCAGCTTACGCGATCACCAGAAGAAGGTCAAC ATAAACAGAGATACTGCCAACATGTCTCGGTCATCGGACTCATCACCAAA aaaaaaatatcaagaatcCAAATCTACAT ctcttgaAGGATATATGCATGGCTTAAGTAAAATCAAGACTGCATCAAATGGAGCAGCAAATTACTTTGACCTCAAGCTCCAGATCTAG
- the LOC141859602 gene encoding uncharacterized protein LOC141859602 isoform X1, translating to MPTELKFNFNENLDNHLHAVSEALQANIYSTVDLKVKVIIKEENTNPIVQDTKTRYKCDTLVADETERAKSVLWDNTINQVARGKSYHFKNVTVRIFDDEKYLNTNESTIVEEIDDIQNIKVDAPEIKNNLLKVKVVGANIKRSPSCLACNHTFSTKEQPAPDEEEITCINCNITTLTSFCNTKMVAQIIVKTTTQELDIYTCFNDGIESFLKNIKSLKSLTQIEQAELKPLILKSGQHTIIGDKKAKIIAQFLPAPNHQ from the coding sequence ATGCCAACTGAGCTAAAGTTCAACTTCAATGAGAATCTTGACAATCATTTGCATGCAGTCAGTGAAGCACTTCAAGCCAACATCTATAGCACTGTAGACCTTAAGGTCAAAGTCATTATCAAAGAAGAGAATACCAATCCCATTGTTCAAGACACAAAAACCAGATACAAGTGTGACACACTAGTGGCTGATGAAACTGAACGTGCTAAGTCGGTGTTATGGGATAACACAATAAATCAAGTGGCAAGAGGAAAGTCCTACCATTTCAAAAATGTAACTGTGCGCATTTTCGATGATGAGAAATATCTGAACACCAATGAATCCACAatagttgaagaaatagaTGATATTCAGAATATCAAAGTTGACGCACCAGAAATCAAGAATAATCTCCTCAAAGTGAAAGTGGTAGGAGCAAACATAAAGAGGTCACCATCTTGCTTGGCCTGCAACCACACATTTTCAACTAAAGAGCAACCAGCGCCagatgaagaagaaataaCCTGTATCAATTGTAACATCACAACGCTAACATCTTTCTGTAACACAAAGATGGTGGcacaaataattgttaagaCTACTACTCAAGAATTAGATATCTATACATGTTTCAATGATGGCATCGAGAGTTTTCTCAAGAATATAAAATCTCTTAAATCTTTGACACAAATAGAACAAGCAGAACTTAAACCCCTCATCTTAAAATCTGGTCAACACACCATCATAGGtgacaaaaaggcaaaaatcaTAGCCCAATTTCTACCTGCCCCTAATCACCAATAA